A stretch of Sinorhizobium meliloti DNA encodes these proteins:
- the rlmN gene encoding 23S rRNA (adenine(2503)-C(2))-methyltransferase RlmN, with product MAATEILNRADIVKAPQVRLAPQPEKPSLIGLLRDDIAKLLAEKGVPERQVKMRVSQLWHWLYVRGVSGFDEMSNVSKDMREMLKEHFTIARPDIVEEQVSGDGTRKWLLRFPPRGAGRPVEIETVYIPEEGRGTLCISSQVGCTLTCSFCHTGTQKLVRNLTAEEILSQLLLARDRLGDFPERDTPQGAIVPAEGRKITNIVMMGMGEPLYNFENVKTALLIASDGDGLSLSKRRITLSTSGIVPEIYRTGEEIGVMLAISLHAVRDDLRDMLVPINKKYPLKQLMEACRAYPGLSNARRITFEYVMLKDVNDSLEDAKELVKLLKGIPAKINLIPFNPWPGTNYQCSDWEQIEKFADFINQAGYASPIRTPRGRDILAACGQLKSESERMRKVDRLAFEAMMIANHGED from the coding sequence ATGGCAGCCACCGAGATTCTAAACAGGGCGGACATCGTCAAGGCGCCGCAGGTGCGGCTCGCGCCACAGCCGGAAAAGCCGTCGCTGATCGGCCTGTTGCGCGACGACATCGCGAAGCTGCTCGCCGAAAAGGGCGTGCCGGAGCGGCAGGTGAAGATGCGCGTCAGCCAGCTCTGGCACTGGCTTTACGTTCGCGGCGTCTCGGGTTTCGACGAGATGTCCAACGTCTCCAAGGACATGCGCGAGATGCTCAAGGAGCATTTCACCATTGCACGGCCGGACATCGTCGAAGAGCAGGTTTCGGGCGACGGCACGCGCAAGTGGCTGCTGCGCTTCCCCCCACGCGGCGCCGGCCGTCCGGTAGAGATCGAGACGGTCTACATTCCCGAGGAGGGCCGCGGCACGCTTTGCATTTCGAGCCAGGTCGGCTGCACGCTCACCTGTTCCTTCTGCCACACCGGCACGCAGAAGCTGGTGCGCAATCTGACGGCGGAAGAAATTCTTTCGCAGCTTCTGCTCGCCCGCGACCGGCTCGGCGATTTCCCCGAGCGCGACACGCCGCAGGGTGCGATCGTGCCGGCGGAAGGCCGCAAGATCACCAATATCGTGATGATGGGGATGGGCGAGCCGCTCTACAATTTCGAGAACGTCAAGACGGCGCTGCTGATCGCGTCCGACGGTGACGGGCTGTCGCTGTCGAAGCGGCGCATCACCCTTTCCACCTCCGGCATCGTGCCGGAGATCTACCGCACCGGTGAGGAAATCGGGGTGATGCTCGCGATTTCGCTTCATGCAGTGCGTGACGATCTGCGCGACATGCTGGTGCCGATCAACAAGAAGTATCCGCTGAAGCAGCTGATGGAGGCCTGCCGCGCCTATCCGGGCTTGTCGAATGCCCGCCGCATCACCTTCGAATATGTGATGCTGAAGGACGTCAACGACAGCCTGGAAGACGCCAAGGAACTGGTGAAACTTCTGAAGGGCATTCCGGCCAAGATCAACCTGATCCCCTTCAATCCCTGGCCGGGCACCAATTATCAGTGCTCGGACTGGGAACAGATCGAGAAGTTCGCCGACTTCATCAACCAGGCCGGCTACGCCTCGCCGATCCGCACCCCGCGCGGCCGCGACATTCTTGCCGCCTGCGGCCAGCTCAAGTCGGAATCGGAACGCATGCGCAAGGTCGACCGCCTCGCCTTCGAGGCGATGATGATCGCCAATCACGGCGAGGACTGA
- a CDS encoding ABC transporter substrate-binding protein, whose translation MRSLLIALAATVALSLPARADEVTVAVTAIVEHPALDAARDGVKDALAAAGYKEGENLKFIYESAQGNPATAAQIARQFAGEAPSVIVPISTPSAQAVVSSTRDIPVVFTAVSDPLGAQLVKDMEKPGGNVTGLSDLSPVAEHVALIKEILPNVKTIGYLYNSGEANSVSLLAVLKEEAEKAGLSVIESAATKSAEVQGAARALVGRADAIYIPTDNTIISALEGAVAVAEESKLPLFTADTDSVSRGAVAALGFNYYDVGKQTGEVVVRVLKGENPGDIAVKVAAGTDLVINKGAATRMGVTLPESVVGRATRTIE comes from the coding sequence ATGCGTTCGCTTCTCATCGCGCTTGCCGCCACGGTCGCGCTTTCTCTGCCGGCACGCGCCGACGAGGTCACGGTTGCCGTCACGGCAATCGTCGAACATCCCGCGCTCGATGCCGCGCGCGACGGCGTCAAGGATGCGCTGGCCGCCGCCGGCTACAAGGAAGGCGAGAACCTCAAGTTCATCTACGAGTCGGCGCAGGGCAACCCGGCGACCGCAGCTCAGATCGCCCGTCAGTTCGCGGGCGAAGCCCCGAGCGTGATCGTGCCGATCTCCACCCCGTCGGCCCAGGCCGTGGTTTCCTCTACCCGCGATATTCCCGTTGTCTTCACCGCCGTTTCCGATCCGCTGGGCGCGCAGCTCGTCAAGGACATGGAGAAGCCCGGCGGCAACGTCACCGGTCTTTCCGACCTTTCCCCGGTTGCCGAGCACGTGGCGCTGATCAAGGAGATCCTGCCGAACGTCAAGACCATAGGCTATCTCTACAATTCGGGCGAAGCGAACTCCGTCTCGCTGCTGGCGGTCCTCAAGGAAGAGGCTGAAAAGGCCGGCCTGAGCGTGATCGAATCCGCCGCGACGAAATCGGCCGAGGTCCAGGGTGCGGCTCGTGCGCTCGTCGGCCGCGCCGACGCGATCTATATCCCGACGGACAACACCATCATCTCCGCCCTCGAAGGCGCTGTCGCCGTCGCCGAGGAAAGCAAGCTGCCGCTCTTCACCGCCGATACCGATTCCGTCTCCCGCGGCGCGGTTGCGGCGCTCGGCTTCAATTACTATGACGTCGGCAAGCAGACGGGCGAGGTCGTCGTTCGCGTCCTCAAGGGCGAAAACCCCGGGGATATCGCCGTCAAGGTCGCCGCCGGAACCGATCTCGTGATCAACAAGGGCGCCGCCACCCGGATGGGCGTCACGCTGCCGGAGAGCGTCGTCGGCCGGGCGACCCGCACGATCGAGTAG
- a CDS encoding ABC transporter permease, which produces MSQIAFWGAVELGLVYAFVAVGVFLAFRVLDFPDLTVDGSFPLGAAVTAVLIIAGVNPWLAAAVAMVAGAAAGMVTALLNVRFKILNLLASILTMIALFSVNLRVMGKPNVALINADTMLSPFYGLGLRDFYVRPLFVGILVAFAVVLVWRFLESDAGLAMRATGANARMARAQGVDTSRQIYLGMAISNALVALGGALFAQTNGFADVTSGVGTIVVGLAAVIIGETLLGARGILIALIGCVLGSILYRIAIQVALSTDTLGLQASDLNFVTALLVTIALILPRLRRGGAA; this is translated from the coding sequence TTGAGTCAAATCGCTTTCTGGGGAGCCGTGGAACTGGGGCTTGTCTATGCCTTCGTCGCCGTCGGCGTCTTTCTCGCCTTCCGGGTGCTCGACTTTCCGGATCTGACCGTTGACGGCTCCTTTCCGCTTGGCGCCGCAGTCACCGCGGTCCTGATCATTGCCGGCGTCAATCCCTGGCTTGCCGCAGCGGTGGCGATGGTCGCCGGTGCCGCCGCAGGCATGGTGACGGCCCTGTTGAACGTGCGGTTCAAGATCCTGAACCTGCTCGCCTCGATCCTGACGATGATTGCGCTTTTCTCGGTCAATCTCCGCGTCATGGGCAAGCCGAACGTCGCATTGATCAATGCCGACACGATGCTTTCGCCCTTCTACGGTCTCGGTCTGCGGGACTTCTATGTGCGCCCGCTTTTCGTCGGGATTCTGGTCGCCTTTGCCGTCGTTCTCGTCTGGCGCTTTCTTGAAAGCGATGCGGGCCTCGCGATGCGGGCGACCGGCGCCAATGCCCGCATGGCGCGGGCACAAGGGGTCGACACCAGCAGGCAGATCTATCTCGGCATGGCGATCTCCAACGCGCTCGTCGCCCTCGGCGGTGCGCTCTTTGCCCAGACCAACGGTTTTGCCGACGTGACCTCGGGTGTCGGGACGATCGTCGTCGGGCTTGCCGCCGTGATCATCGGCGAGACGCTGCTCGGCGCCCGCGGCATTCTGATCGCGCTCATCGGCTGCGTGCTCGGGTCGATCCTCTACCGCATCGCCATCCAGGTGGCGCTTTCGACCGATACGCTCGGCCTGCAGGCTTCCGATCTCAATTTCGTGACTGCGCTGCTGGTGACTATAGCGCTCATCCTGCCCCGTCTGCGCCGCGGAGGTGCCGCATGA
- a CDS encoding ABC transporter ATP-binding protein, with product MINVENIQVVFGKGTPLQKQALNGVSLTIEEGSFVTVIGSNGAGKSTLLGVLAGDVLPSGGRVTIGTTDVTRKGTAARAGLVARVFQDPLAGSCGALSIEENLALAARRGESRGLTPALGSKRREHFRERIAELNLGLENRMRDRMDLLSGGQRQAVSLVMATLAGSEVLLLDEHTAALDPGMAEFIMNLTQKIVSERKLTTLMVTHSMRQALDFGHRTIMLHGGEIVLDVAGDSRKTLQVEDLIAMFRRIRGQTLDDDALLIG from the coding sequence ATGATCAACGTCGAAAACATCCAGGTCGTCTTCGGCAAGGGCACGCCGCTCCAGAAGCAGGCGTTGAACGGCGTCAGCCTGACCATCGAGGAAGGCTCCTTCGTCACGGTCATCGGCTCGAACGGCGCCGGCAAGTCGACGCTTCTCGGGGTTCTTGCCGGCGACGTGCTGCCGAGCGGCGGCCGCGTCACGATCGGCACGACCGACGTGACGCGCAAGGGCACGGCGGCCCGCGCCGGGCTGGTGGCGCGCGTCTTCCAGGATCCGCTTGCCGGCAGTTGCGGCGCTCTCTCGATCGAGGAAAACCTGGCGCTGGCCGCAAGGCGCGGCGAAAGCCGCGGCCTGACGCCGGCGCTCGGCTCGAAGCGGCGCGAGCATTTCCGCGAGCGCATCGCCGAACTCAATCTGGGTCTCGAAAACCGCATGCGCGACCGCATGGACCTGCTTTCGGGCGGCCAGCGCCAGGCGGTCTCGCTGGTGATGGCGACGCTTGCCGGCTCCGAGGTGCTGCTGCTCGACGAGCACACGGCGGCACTCGACCCGGGCATGGCCGAGTTCATCATGAACCTCACCCAGAAGATCGTCTCGGAGCGCAAGCTGACGACGCTGATGGTGACGCATTCGATGCGCCAGGCGCTCGATTTCGGCCACCGCACCATCATGCTCCATGGCGGCGAGATCGTGCTCGACGTCGCGGGCGATAGCCGCAAGACGCTTCAGGTCGAGGACCTCATCGCCATGTTCCGCCGCATCCGCGGGCAGACGCTGGACGACGATGCGCTACTGATCGGGTAG
- a CDS encoding LysE family translocator, translating to MDFVPSLPTLIAFAAASLLLAATPGPDMTLSITRALAQGKKAALFVVVGTGLGIVVHTLLVAFGISALITASPTAFLVLKTGGAAYLLWLAIQAIRYGSSLSVTKVTEAKGTILSNIATGFSVNILNPKVVIFFMTFLPQFVTANDPAVTGKLLFLGFFFIAIGMPVNALVVLAADWLAAWLQRNRRVMRAIDYGFAGVFSIFAVKIFFTQTR from the coding sequence ATGGACTTCGTTCCCAGCCTGCCGACGCTCATCGCATTCGCCGCTGCAAGCCTCCTGCTCGCCGCGACGCCGGGTCCCGACATGACGCTTTCGATCACCCGGGCGTTGGCGCAGGGAAAGAAGGCCGCCCTTTTCGTCGTGGTCGGCACCGGGCTCGGCATCGTCGTCCATACGCTGCTCGTCGCCTTCGGCATCTCGGCGCTGATCACCGCATCCCCGACCGCCTTCCTGGTGCTGAAGACCGGGGGCGCCGCCTATCTCCTATGGCTCGCGATCCAGGCGATCCGCTACGGGTCCAGCCTGTCGGTGACGAAGGTGACGGAGGCGAAGGGTACGATCCTTTCGAACATCGCGACCGGCTTCTCGGTCAACATTCTGAACCCGAAGGTGGTGATCTTCTTCATGACCTTCCTGCCGCAGTTCGTCACTGCGAACGATCCCGCCGTGACGGGCAAGCTGCTCTTCCTCGGTTTCTTCTTCATCGCGATAGGCATGCCGGTGAACGCATTGGTCGTTCTTGCTGCCGACTGGCTCGCAGCCTGGCTGCAGCGCAACAGGCGCGTGATGCGGGCGATCGACTACGGTTTCGCCGGCGTCTTTTCCATATTCGCGGTCAAGATCTTCTTCACGCAGACGCGCTGA
- a CDS encoding argininosuccinate synthase, translating to MASHKDVKKVVLAYSGGLDTSIILKWLQTELGAEVVTFTADLGQGEELEPARKKAEMLGIKEIYIEDVREEFVRDFVFPMFRANAVYEGVYLLGTSIARPLISKHLIDIARKTGADAIAHGATGKGNDQVRFELSAYALNPDIKIIAPWRDWSFKSRTDLLEFAEKHQIPVAKDKKGEAPFSVDANLLHSSSEGKVLEDPAREAPEYVHMRTISPEAAPDKATVIKVGFERGDAVSIDGVRMSPATLLAKLNEYGRDNGIGRLDLVENRFVGMKSRGVYETPGGTILLAAHRAIESITLDRGAAHLKDELMPRYAELIYYGFWFSPEREMLQAAIDRSQEHVEGEVTLKLYKGNVMVIGRESGKSLYSDKLVTFEDDQGAYDQKDAAGFIKLNALRLRTLAARNR from the coding sequence ATGGCATCGCATAAAGACGTGAAGAAGGTCGTTCTCGCCTATTCCGGCGGTCTCGACACCTCGATCATCCTCAAATGGCTGCAGACGGAACTGGGCGCCGAAGTGGTGACCTTCACCGCGGACCTCGGCCAGGGCGAAGAACTGGAGCCGGCGCGCAAGAAGGCGGAGATGCTCGGCATCAAGGAGATCTATATCGAGGACGTCCGCGAGGAATTCGTGAGGGACTTCGTGTTCCCGATGTTCCGCGCCAATGCCGTCTATGAAGGCGTCTACCTGCTCGGCACCTCCATCGCCCGTCCGCTGATCTCCAAACACCTCATCGATATCGCCAGGAAGACCGGCGCCGACGCGATCGCCCATGGCGCGACCGGCAAGGGCAACGACCAGGTCCGCTTCGAACTTTCGGCTTACGCGCTCAATCCGGACATCAAGATCATCGCCCCCTGGCGCGACTGGTCGTTCAAGAGCCGCACCGATCTGCTCGAATTCGCCGAGAAGCACCAGATTCCGGTCGCCAAGGACAAGAAGGGCGAGGCGCCTTTCTCCGTCGACGCCAACCTCCTGCACTCCTCCTCGGAAGGAAAAGTGCTGGAGGACCCGGCCCGGGAAGCTCCCGAATACGTGCACATGCGCACCATTTCGCCGGAAGCGGCACCTGACAAGGCAACCGTCATCAAGGTCGGCTTCGAACGTGGCGATGCCGTGTCGATCGACGGGGTACGCATGTCGCCGGCAACGCTTCTTGCGAAGCTCAACGAATACGGCCGCGACAACGGCATCGGCCGCCTGGACCTCGTCGAGAACCGTTTCGTCGGCATGAAGTCGCGCGGCGTCTACGAAACCCCCGGCGGCACGATCCTGCTTGCGGCCCATCGTGCGATCGAGAGCATCACGCTCGACCGCGGCGCGGCGCATCTGAAGGACGAGCTGATGCCGCGCTATGCCGAGCTCATCTATTACGGCTTCTGGTTCTCTCCGGAGCGCGAAATGCTGCAGGCGGCGATCGACAGGAGCCAGGAGCATGTGGAAGGCGAAGTGACGCTGAAGCTCTACAAGGGCAATGTCATGGTCATCGGCCGCGAAAGCGGCAAGTCGCTCTATTCCGACAAGCTCGTCACCTTCGAGGACGATCAGGGCGCCTACGACCAGAAGGATGCCGCCGGCTTCATCAAGCTCAACGCGCTGCGTCTGCGCACGCTGGCAGCGCGCAACCGGTAA
- a CDS encoding multidrug effflux MFS transporter: protein MTLRMSERRTSIIGAFLVALGPISMALYTPAMPELVRAFASSEAAIKMTLSLYFGGFAFAQLVSGTLSDVIGRRRTTLIFMAIYLAGSLMAAFAPSIPVLLAGRLVQGIGASVGMTVARAIVRDQFTGTTAARIMNMIGMMLALGPAVSPTLGGIALGLFGWQSIFLLMVGFALMACFIVQLFMAETTTPDRSKGHFRPILAAYGELMRDGRFVSSTLVIAGAVGALYAWATMLPFVLISQVGLTPTEFGIGMLMQSGLFFSGTVTMRLMMRRFTPQALVPAGLFFIGAASLALAFTMHALEPTFLSVMTPIGIYAFGIAFVMPYMMTAAMAPFPHIAGTASAMMGFIQMSAGLLGGALAALVGVPAMALGTIIPSFGLLSLASYFWYRRTVRLRPLVAPAAAETPLSEAAE, encoded by the coding sequence ATGACGCTCCGGATGAGCGAGCGGCGCACGAGCATCATCGGCGCCTTCCTGGTGGCGCTCGGCCCCATCTCGATGGCGCTCTACACGCCGGCGATGCCGGAGCTCGTGCGTGCCTTCGCCTCCAGCGAAGCAGCGATCAAGATGACGCTGTCGCTCTATTTCGGCGGCTTCGCCTTTGCCCAGCTCGTCTCGGGAACGCTTTCCGACGTCATCGGCCGGCGGCGGACAACGCTGATCTTCATGGCGATCTATCTCGCAGGCAGCCTGATGGCGGCCTTCGCGCCCTCCATCCCGGTGCTGCTCGCGGGCCGCCTCGTGCAGGGAATCGGCGCCTCCGTCGGAATGACCGTGGCGCGCGCCATCGTTCGCGACCAGTTCACCGGCACGACGGCGGCGCGCATCATGAACATGATCGGCATGATGCTGGCGCTCGGGCCGGCGGTCTCGCCCACCCTTGGCGGTATCGCGCTTGGCCTCTTCGGCTGGCAGTCGATCTTCCTGCTGATGGTCGGCTTCGCGCTGATGGCGTGCTTCATCGTGCAGCTCTTCATGGCGGAAACGACGACGCCGGACCGCAGCAAGGGGCATTTCAGGCCCATTCTCGCAGCCTATGGCGAGCTTATGAGGGACGGCCGCTTCGTGTCCTCGACATTGGTGATCGCCGGCGCGGTCGGCGCGCTCTACGCATGGGCGACCATGCTGCCCTTCGTGCTGATCAGCCAGGTCGGGCTCACCCCGACCGAGTTCGGCATCGGCATGCTCATGCAATCGGGCCTGTTCTTTTCGGGCACGGTCACGATGCGCCTCATGATGCGTCGCTTCACGCCGCAGGCGCTCGTGCCGGCCGGTCTCTTCTTCATCGGCGCGGCGAGCCTCGCCCTCGCCTTCACCATGCATGCGCTGGAACCGACCTTCCTCTCGGTGATGACGCCGATCGGGATCTATGCCTTCGGCATCGCCTTCGTCATGCCCTACATGATGACGGCGGCGATGGCCCCCTTCCCGCATATCGCCGGCACGGCTTCGGCGATGATGGGCTTCATCCAGATGAGCGCCGGGCTTCTCGGCGGCGCGCTTGCCGCTCTCGTCGGCGTACCGGCCATGGCGCTCGGAACGATCATTCCGAGCTTCGGCCTTCTCTCGCTTGCAAGCTATTTCTGGTACCGCAGGACGGTTCGCCTGAGACCGCTGGTCGCGCCGGCGGCTGCGGAGACGCCGCTGAGCGAAGCGGCGGAGTGA
- a CDS encoding MarR family winged helix-turn-helix transcriptional regulator codes for MPRKLESDTIGMLLTDVSRLLRGAFDRKVNAMDLGITPGEARTLVQVAVTEGIKQAEIATRMGIEPMTLSAYLDRLEAMGLVARVPDPADRRAKNVIVTDKADPLITELMSGLREMMNAYTEDLGDDGREVLRANLRILRDSLRRLDPCLAGREKGAAE; via the coding sequence ATGCCCAGGAAACTCGAATCCGATACGATCGGGATGCTTCTCACCGATGTCTCCCGCCTGTTGCGCGGTGCCTTCGATCGCAAGGTCAATGCGATGGACCTCGGGATCACGCCCGGCGAGGCGCGCACATTGGTCCAGGTGGCCGTCACCGAGGGCATCAAGCAGGCGGAGATCGCGACCCGCATGGGGATCGAGCCCATGACCCTCTCCGCCTATCTCGACCGCCTGGAAGCGATGGGCCTCGTGGCGCGCGTGCCGGATCCGGCGGACCGGCGCGCCAAGAACGTCATCGTGACCGACAAGGCCGACCCGCTCATCACCGAGCTGATGTCGGGCCTGCGTGAAATGATGAATGCTTACACCGAGGACCTGGGCGACGACGGACGGGAGGTCCTGCGCGCAAACCTGAGAATCCTCCGGGACAGTCTCCGCCGCCTCGACCCGTGCCTCGCCGGCAGGGAGAAGGGGGCGGCCGAATGA
- the leuC gene encoding 3-isopropylmalate dehydratase large subunit, which translates to MSAPRTLYDKIWDDHLVDSQDDGTCLLYIDRHLVHEVTSPQAFEGLRMAGRKVRAPEKTLAVVDHNVPTSPDRHLGIKNEESRIQVEALARNAADFGVEYYSENDKRQGIVHIVGPEQGFTLPGMTIVCGDSHTSTHGAFGALAHGIGTSEVEHVLATQTLIQKKAKNMLVRVDGQLPPGVTAKDIILAIIGEIGTAGGTGHVIEFAGEAIRSLSMEGRMTVCNMTIEGGARAGLIAPDETTFEYIKDKPRAPKGEAWDRAVEYWKTLHTDEGAHYDRVVVLDAANLPPIVSWGSSPEDVVSVQGVVPNPDDIQDETKRTSKWRALDYMGLKPGTKITDIAIDRVFIGSCTNGRIEDLRAVAEVVEGRKVAPTVSAMIVPGSGLVKEQAEAEGLDKIFKEAGFDWREPGCSMCLAMNDDRLKPGERCASTSNRNFEGRQGFKGRTHLLSPAMAAAAAVAGHFVDIREWK; encoded by the coding sequence ATGAGCGCACCGCGTACTCTCTACGACAAGATCTGGGACGATCACCTGGTGGACAGCCAGGACGACGGAACCTGTCTTCTCTACATCGACCGTCACCTCGTTCACGAGGTGACGAGCCCGCAGGCCTTCGAGGGACTGCGCATGGCTGGGCGCAAGGTTCGCGCCCCGGAAAAGACGCTCGCCGTCGTCGATCACAACGTCCCGACTTCGCCGGACCGCCATCTCGGCATCAAGAACGAGGAAAGCCGCATCCAGGTCGAGGCGCTCGCCAGGAACGCCGCGGATTTCGGCGTCGAATATTATTCGGAAAATGACAAGCGCCAAGGGATCGTCCACATCGTCGGTCCGGAGCAGGGCTTCACGCTGCCGGGCATGACGATCGTCTGCGGCGACAGCCACACTTCGACGCACGGCGCTTTCGGTGCGCTGGCGCACGGCATCGGCACGTCCGAGGTCGAGCATGTCCTGGCGACGCAGACGCTGATCCAGAAAAAGGCGAAGAACATGCTGGTGCGCGTCGACGGCCAATTGCCGCCGGGCGTCACCGCAAAGGACATCATCCTTGCGATCATCGGCGAGATCGGCACCGCGGGCGGCACCGGCCACGTCATCGAATTCGCCGGTGAAGCGATCCGGTCGCTGTCTATGGAAGGCCGCATGACCGTCTGCAACATGACGATCGAAGGCGGCGCGCGCGCCGGGCTGATCGCACCGGACGAAACCACTTTCGAGTACATCAAGGACAAGCCGCGCGCTCCCAAAGGCGAGGCCTGGGACAGGGCGGTCGAATACTGGAAGACGCTGCACACGGACGAAGGCGCCCATTACGACCGCGTCGTCGTGCTCGATGCCGCCAATCTGCCGCCGATCGTTTCCTGGGGCTCCTCGCCGGAAGACGTCGTCTCCGTACAGGGCGTGGTTCCCAACCCTGACGACATCCAGGACGAGACGAAGCGGACCTCCAAGTGGCGTGCGCTCGACTATATGGGCCTGAAGCCCGGCACGAAGATCACCGATATCGCCATCGACCGGGTGTTCATCGGCTCCTGCACCAATGGCCGCATCGAGGACCTGCGCGCCGTCGCCGAGGTGGTCGAAGGCCGCAAGGTCGCCCCGACCGTTTCGGCGATGATCGTTCCGGGCTCCGGCCTCGTCAAGGAACAGGCGGAAGCGGAAGGCCTGGACAAGATCTTCAAGGAAGCGGGCTTCGACTGGCGCGAGCCCGGCTGCTCCATGTGCCTGGCGATGAACGACGACCGGCTGAAGCCTGGCGAACGTTGTGCCTCCACATCGAACCGCAACTTCGAAGGCCGTCAGGGCTTCAAGGGGCGCACGCATCTGCTTTCTCCGGCAATGGCGGCTGCGGCGGCGGTCGCCGGTCATTTTGTCGACATTCGCGAGTGGAAATAG
- a CDS encoding SixA phosphatase family protein has protein sequence MPDDARPSTRRLMLLRHAKSAWPDGVADHRRPLSERGRKAAPVVGAFMARQGLAPDLALVSTARRAQETWELVAGALPHKIPERDAVGIYEVAATAILDAIRRIEPTVEKLLLVGHNPGMAELALLLAGRGDEAALERLREKFPTAGLAVMDFDIERWSDIAPGTGRLVRFVTPRMLEEERSG, from the coding sequence ATGCCCGATGACGCCCGGCCCTCGACACGCCGACTCATGCTGCTCCGCCATGCGAAGTCCGCCTGGCCGGACGGCGTTGCCGACCATCGCCGGCCGCTTTCGGAGCGCGGACGGAAAGCGGCGCCCGTCGTCGGCGCCTTCATGGCCCGGCAGGGGCTTGCTCCGGACCTGGCGCTCGTTTCGACCGCGCGGCGCGCGCAGGAGACTTGGGAGCTCGTCGCCGGAGCATTGCCGCACAAGATCCCCGAGCGCGATGCGGTCGGCATCTACGAGGTCGCCGCAACGGCCATTCTCGACGCCATCCGCAGGATCGAGCCGACGGTGGAGAAACTGCTCCTCGTCGGCCACAATCCGGGAATGGCCGAGCTCGCGCTCCTGCTTGCCGGGCGCGGCGATGAAGCTGCGCTGGAGCGGCTGAGGGAGAAGTTTCCGACAGCCGGGCTCGCTGTCATGGATTTCGACATCGAGCGCTGGTCGGACATAGCGCCCGGCACCGGCCGCCTGGTACGCTTCGTGACGCCGCGCATGCTTGAGGAGGAACGGTCGGGCTGA
- a CDS encoding L,D-transpeptidase family protein, whose product MRKKASTTGSRKGTILVRTAPRDRKRALVLFEGRVEQAAIGRSGVTAIKREGDGATPRAAMRLIGGFVRRDRVPLPPTRLPMRAVRGDMLWCDAPQHPCYNRPVRAPFRAGHERMMRDDGLYDICLVMDWNISSRRRNAGSAIFFHLIRPGYEPTEGCVAVSLSAMRRLIRQMHRGMVVKVV is encoded by the coding sequence ATGCGCAAGAAGGCGTCGACAACAGGATCGAGAAAAGGGACCATCCTCGTCAGAACCGCTCCGCGCGACCGGAAGCGCGCCCTCGTGCTTTTCGAGGGACGAGTCGAGCAGGCTGCGATCGGGCGAAGCGGCGTCACTGCCATCAAGCGCGAAGGCGACGGGGCGACGCCCCGCGCGGCGATGCGACTCATCGGCGGCTTTGTCAGGCGCGATCGTGTCCCGTTGCCCCCGACGCGCCTGCCGATGCGGGCCGTCCGCGGCGACATGCTCTGGTGCGATGCCCCGCAACACCCGTGCTATAATCGCCCCGTCAGGGCGCCGTTTCGTGCCGGACATGAACGCATGATGCGCGACGACGGGCTCTATGACATCTGCCTCGTCATGGATTGGAACATTTCCTCCCGCAGGCGCAATGCCGGCTCGGCGATCTTCTTCCACCTCATCCGTCCGGGCTACGAGCCGACCGAGGGCTGCGTGGCCGTCAGCCTTTCGGCAATGCGGCGACTGATCCGGCAAATGCACCGCGGGATGGTCGTGAAGGTCGTGTAG